TTCCCACTGTTTCACAATTTCCCATAATGGCTCGAATGTTTCCGCACTATGGTCTCCTAAGACCCAGGCTAAAATACCTTGAGTAAAGTGATTTACTGCTGTCCACAACCAGATTTTGTTTTTTTTGAACCTATGAATGTCTCTAATTCATCTAGTTCTCCAACTTCTGGTACAGCATCTTCTTGGGGTACGTCTGGCAGCTTTTCTCCTCTTTGTTTTACCCAAGAGATTATAGTAGTATGATGTACACCTTTAACACGTTCAATCCCACGAAAACCCATCCCATTAAGATACATTTTTAAACATTCTTGTTTAAGTTCCTCTGAGTATCCTTTTGGCGGATCGTACACATCAATAAATTGGCGATCGCAGTTAGTACAGATGTGATTTTGTTTACCTCTCCGTTTTCCATTCTTTCTAATTTCCGTAGACTCACAGTATGGACATTGCACAGTAGATTACCTCAATTCATCCCTCTATTATGCAACGCCGAATTTCGCATTGTTTTACCTGACCTGAGTATTCGCTGGTTAGTTAGCAAAGGTGTAGTTTTTCGGAATGCGGCTGGGGCAGCAGTGCGAATGTCTGGGATAGTGATAGATATTACTAAGCGTAAACAGGCAGAAGCCGAACTGCGGCAAAGTGAAGAGCGATTTCAAATTATTAGCCATGCAACTAACGATGTGATCTGGGATTGGGATTTGCTCACTAATCAAGTTTGGTGGAATCAAGGTGTACAAACACTGTTTGGTTATTCATTGTCTCAATTGAATGCTGATTTAAGCTGGTGGTACGAACGCATACATCCAGAAGATCAAAAAAGAATCGAGACTGATATGTGGGATGCGATGAATCGCGGTCAACAATTCTGGTCGAATGAATACCGCTTTCGTTGTTATGACAATTCCTATGCCGACATTTTAGATCGGGCTTATATCATCTATGACCAGACAGGCAGCCCTGTACGGATAATTGGTGCAATGATGGACATCACAGAACGCAAGCGGGTACAGGCGCAACTACAATGGCAAAACTTGCGATCGCAATTATTTGCTGATATCACCTTAAAAATTCGTCAATCTCTACAAATTGACGAAATTTTGCAAACCAGCGTCACGGAGGTACAAAAATTACTCCATACAGACCGCGTGTTAATTTTACAACTGCGCTCAAATGGTAAAGTTATCATCCTGAAGGAAGCTGTAGTTTCTGGTTTAGCAACAGCAGCAGACCTGGAAATAATTAACCAGACAACTTTTGATCCAATGTGTCTGGCAA
This window of the Nostoc sp. HK-01 genome carries:
- a CDS encoding IS1 transposase; this translates as MYDPPKGYSEELKQECLKMYLNGMGFRGIERVKGVHHTTIISWVKQRGEKLPDVPQEDAVPEVGELDELETFIGSKKTKSGCGQQ